The DNA region GCTTGGCCGGCTGATATTCCTCGCGCGGCTGCACGACCGGCATCTGGGCTGTGCTCTTCGTCCACAGGGGATCGCCTTCGAGCGCGACCTCGCCGATCTGGTTGCGGTACTGCCTCGGAATCCGGTCGATGCTCTGGACGAAGTGCAGCTGTCCCGCATCGTCGGTGTATTTGTAGAAGACGCGCCCTTCTTCGGCGCCCAGGTCACTGGCGCTGAACGCGAGAGCCGCGAAGAAGACACACGCGACCAGCAAGTAGCCGCGCTGCGACGCGCGTTGAGAACGCCCGGATGCGATCGAGTGGGGAGCCCTACGCATACCTACTTGATCGGCAGAATCGCAGCAGCGCTGAACGGGCCCGCGGAGCGGCAACGGCTGTGCAACTTGGACGCTGTAGTCCACGCCTGGGCCGCCTCAGCCCAGCGCAGGCCCCATCGGCTACGACGGATCGGTACGAGCCAGGAGGTCACCGGGTTGACACTCCAATTCTCTACAGATGGCATCCAACGTAGAGAATCGAATCGCACGGGCTTTGTTCGTTTTCAGAATTGACAGATTGGTGATCGAAATCCCAACGCGCTCTGAAAGCTCTGTCAGACTGATCTTCCGCGTCAAGAGCATCAAGTCGAGTTGTACTTCAATGGACACGGCGCTCTCCTACACCACGAGTTTCATTTCTTCAAAGATGTAGACGAGCACCTTGAGGGCCCAACTCGCGACAAACAGGCAGGCGCTCAGGATCGCGTAGGCCAAGAAGAGCACGAGGAAGACACTCCAATGCGCAACGTAGTCACTCAACACGCTGAGACCGAGCCCCACTCCCAATGCGAATTCAACCCACACCAGGCACGCGAGGGCCAGAAAGACGACACTCGCTTTCTTCAGTCGTCCGACATGCCCTGCGATCGATTCGTTTCCCGTTGACATGATGGACCTCCCCTGGTGGATCAGCGGTTTCCGAACGCTCACGGCACACAGCTTAAGCACAAAATTGACGATAATCAATTAATTTTTAATGATTAAAGTAAAATAATTATCGATCTTAGTAAATGGCTTCTCAGCCCGCTGACCGAGTAGAAGCGGGCCCCCACGCCCCGACAGACTCACATCAGGCTCACAAAACAGATCCAAAGCGACCCGATCTCCTGATTTATTTACGTTGTTGCTCCCAGGCGCCACCCCCTATGATGCTGATCCACCTGCCACGGTGTCTTGATGAATCGCGCTGGAGTCATCCGCGCAGCAGTGCGGAAGGAGGCGACAATGTCGGAACTCACTCAAACCGCGAGAATTGCTGTCTTTCTCATTGCGATCCTGGTGTTGGCTTCCCCGATCCTGGCTGCGCCTGGGAATCCGAGCAAGCCGAACATCGTCCTCGTATTGATGGACAATTTCGGATACGGCGAAGTCGGCGTTTATGGCGGAGGCGTTTTGCGCGGAGCGGCGACGCCCAGAATCGACAGCCTCGCCTCCGAAGGTTTTCGATTCACGAATTACAACGTTGAAGCGGAATGCGTACCTTCGCGTGCGGCCCTGATGACCGGTCGTTACGGGATTCGCACCCGGCTGCAAGAAGACGGGCTGCCTCCCCGAGACATTTGGTACGGCATCACCAAGTACGAATATACGCTGGCGGAGATGCTGTCGGATTCCGGTTACGCGACGGGAATCTTCGGGAAATGGCATTTGGGAGACACCGAGGGCCGTTTTCCCACGGACCAGGGCTTCGACGAGTGGTATGGAATCCCCAGGTCATCGGACCGAGCCTACTGGCCGGATAGCACTATCTTTGTGGAAGGCTTCCACCCGAGTGCCGTGTTCACCTACGTCATGTCGGGAAAGCGAGGTCAAAAGCCCAAACAAGGGGAAGTGTACGACCGCGCCAAGCGCGCGACGATCGATCGCGAAATCACCGACCACGCCATCGATTTCATCAAGCGCAAGGCCAAAGCCAAGCAGCCTTTTTTCGCCTATCTCCCCTATACGCAAACCCATGATCCGGCCGATCCCCACCCCGACTACAAGGGCAAGACCAAAAACGGCCCCTTCGCCGACGTGTTGGCGCAAACGGATGCCTACGTGGGCGAGCTCCTGGATACCATCGAAGAGCTAGGGCTAAGAGAAAACACCATATTTATCTTTACATCGGACAATGGGCGCGAAGGCGTTCCGGGATCGGGTGGGTTCACCGGCCCCTGGCGAAGTGAGATGTTTACTCCCTATGAAGGTTCACTACGCGTACCTTTTCTAATCCGCTGGCCCGGGAAAATCCCAGCGAAGCAAGTATCAAACGACATTGTCCACGCGGTGGATCTCTTCCCCACATTGGCGAGCTGGGTAGGCGGCAAGATCCCGAAGGACCGAACCATGGATGGTGTTGACCAGTCTGATTTCCTGATGGGTAAGTCGGAGAAATCCGCTCGAGAGTCCATCGTCATTTACGTCGACAACGAACTCTTCGGTGTGAAGTGGCGCAACTGGAAGATGCTTCTCAAGGCAATCGATGGACCTAGTTATGCGGTCAAAACGTTCGCCTACCCGACATTCTACAATCTGCTAGTAGACCCAAAAGAAGAGCATCCCCAACGCAACTACAACGCGGACACCTGGGTAGACTATCCTTTGTATCAGGTTCTAGAAGACTTCCAAGCATCGCTCGAGAAAGATCCCGGCACTCCGGATCCCAACTACTAGATAGGACTCGTACTCGGACTGACCTGCCTGCATTACTAAGAAGTACGAAAGTATCCTGACATAGCATCCACTTCGACGACGAACTCACTCGAGAATGTATCGAAGGTGCGGGTCTCGAAAGAAACTACGGATCAAGTCAGGCAGCCGCTGAAGCGATCGCATGTGGGCCAGTACGACTTTTCGAAACTGGTCGCGACTCCGGATCGCTTGCTTGCCGACTCCGTGGTTCTTCAGGTGGTTCCAGACGTGTTCGTCGGGATTCAGATCGGGGGCGTACGGCGGCAAGAAGAAGAGCCGGAGGCGTCCCTCTGTCGATCGCACGAACGCGAGCACCTTCTTGGCGCGGTGCGATGGATGGCGATCGACGACCAGAAAGATTGGGCGAGGCGCGTTGTGGAGGAGGCGCTTGAGGAACTCGATGAACTTCTCCGCGTTCATTCGCCCCTCCACCGTCATGAATCGGAAGTCACCACGCGGGCTGATCGCGGAGATCAGATTCATGCCGAAACGCTGGCCGGTCGCGGGCACGATGGGGGTCTGCCCCTTCAGCGCCCAGGTGGTGCCGGCATGAAAGTCCGAGCGAACGCCTGCCTCGTCGGAAAAGTAGAGGGTGGCCCGTTCTTTCTTGGCCAATCTGCGAATCTCAGGGAACTGCTTCTTACGCCATGTTTCCACGAGCTCGGGGTCGCGCTCAACCGCTCGGCGGAGTGGCCTCTGTGGGCTGAGCCCGAGCTTGCGAAGCATCCGGCCCACGGACACTTCGCTCAAGCGGACGCCGAACTTCTCGCGAATCAACTCGCGAATCATCGACCTCGTCCACAGCGCGAACTCGAATCGAAGCTGAAGGGGGTTCTTACCCGTCACCGTCTTGTAGACCCATTGGAGCTGCCTTCCCGTCATCTTGGATGGGCGTCCCGAAATCGCCTTCGCCCGAAGTGCGTCGATCCCTCCTTCCCGATACTTCGCCAACCAGCTGTAGATGACGGTGCGACCGAACCGCAGCGTACGAATCACGTCCTCGGGACTTTCGCCGGCTTCAACGCTCTGCACGGCGCGGATGCGGATCTCTTCGAGTGTCTTGTGATCGAGAGCACGACCATCTTGCTTCTGGATCATGAAGCGAAGAGTAGCACGTCATCTTACTTATGCACGTGTTAGTAACTAGTCCAGGGTCAAAGGTGAGAAGCGGGATCTGCGTGAGATCGGTGAGATACTCGGCGTCGCGCACGTGCTCGAGGGCAGCGTGCTTGTGGTACGCTCGGCCGTCCTCCTGAAAACAGCACTGACGAAATCAAATGTCCTATCGCTCAATCAGCTTCTGGTTCGACTCGCTTGGCGCGGAGCCCAAGCTGCGATCACCGCTGCCAGGTGACCGCGACGTCGATGTGGCGATCGTCGGCGGTGGTTTCACTGGATTGTGGACTGCGTACTATCTAATGCGCGCCGATCCCTCGTGTCGCGTCGCGGTCATCGAGCGCGAAACGGCTGGGTTTGGCGCGTCGGGGCGCAATGGCGGCCACTGCGTCGCCCTGCTCCACGGCCTGGAGGACTTCTTCGAACGCGATCCGCAGGGCGCAGCCGACTTGCGCGAGGCGATCAAGGCAACCGTCGACGAGGTGGGCGCCATCTGCAAAGCCGAGGGAATCGAAGCGGACTTCCACAAGGGGGGAGGCCTCTACCTGGCGACCAATGCGCGCCAGGCAAAGCGGCTTCGTGAGGATTTGGAATTCGAGCGAGAAATCGGATGGACGGAAGAGGATGTCTACTGGCTCGAACCCGAAGAGGTCACGGCTCGCATCCGCATCTCCTCGAACTGTGGTGGCACCTTCAATGCGAACACCGCCTCCCTCAACCCCGCGAAACTCGCACGCGGTGTGGCCGATGCCGCCGAGCGCCGCGGCGCGTCGATCTACGAGCAGACCACCGCGCTCGAGGTGGAGCCCGGTCGAGTGCGCACTTCGCACGGCAGCGTGCGAGCGCCTCGTATCGTGATGGCGCTCGACGCGCACGCCACGCTGCTACCCGGGCGTCGACGAAACGTCATGCCCATCTACGAACACATGATTGCTACCGAACCGCTATCGGATCAAATCTGGGAAGAGGTCGGCCTTTCGGAGCGAGGGCTCTTTGGCGACTGCAGCCGCCTGTTCACCTACGCGCAGCGCACGGCGGACAACCGGATTGTGATTGGCGGGCGGGATTATGGCTACCATTTCGGCTCGGCGATCAATGCTCGCTTTGAGAAGAGCCCGCGTGTCGAGCGAATGCTCGTCGATGCCTTGCGCGAAATGCTTCCGCAGCTTGGAGAGTTCGCCGTCACCCACCGCTGGGGTGGTGTGCTCGGAATGCCGCGAGATTTCACCTCAGCCATCTTGATCGACGAGACGACGGGTATCGCAGGCGTGGAGAGCTACACGGGCGAAGGGGTGTGTCCCAGCAACCTGGCGGGACGAACGCTGTGCGATTTTGCGCTCGGTCGAAAGACGCCACTGGTCGAACTTCCCTGGGTGGGTCACCGATCGCCGCAGTGGGAGCGGGAACCGATGCGCTGGCTCGGCAACACCGCCGCGCGGGCTCTCCTCAGGTCGACCGATCGCGCGGACGCACGGGGCCGCAACTACCCCATTCGCGAGCGACTGCTTCGCGCGATGGATCTCGATGGCTAGCGAGGGATGCGCGACGCCCTTCGGATCGGGTGCCACTCCATCGAATCCTACCGTTGGGTGTCTCTGAAAGAATTCAAGAAACCCACTTTGAAATCAGTTGGCTGTAGAATCTAGGGACCCGGAGTGCCGCGATCTTTTTCGAGCGAGGCTTGGAAGTCTTCTAGAACCTGATACAACGGAGCGTCGACCCAGGTGTCGGCGAGGTAGTTGAGTTCGGGTACTTCTTCTTTTGGGTCTATGAGCAGGTTGTAGACCGAGGGATAAGCCAATGTTCTGACCGCATACGGACTGTGTTCAGCCATCTCTTTGAAAAGCAATTTCCAATTGCGCCATTTCAAGCCAAAAACCTCGTTGCCAACGTAAATCATGACAGACTCTCGAGCGGATTTCTCCGACTTACCCATCAGAAAACCAGACTGGTCGGCACCATCCATGGTTCGGTCCTTCGGAACCTTGCCACCTACCCAGTTCGCCAATGTGGGGAACAGATCCACCGCGTGGACAATCTCGTTTGATACTCGCTGCGGAGGAATCTTTCCGGGCCAGCGGATTAGAAAAGGCACGCGTAAGGAACCTTCATAGGGAGAAAACATGCTGCCTCGCCAGGGACCGGTGAATCCAAACGATCCAGGCACGCCTTCGCGCCCATTGTCCGATGTAAAGATAAATATGGTGTTTTCTTTGAGTCCTAGCTTGTCGATCGTATCCAGGAGCTCGCCCACGTAGGCATCCGTCTGTGCCAAAACATCAGCAAAACTCCCATTTCCGGTCTTGCCCTTGAAGTCAGGATGAGGGTCGACGGGTTCGTGGGTTTGGGTGTAGGGGAGAAAGGCGAAAAAAGGTTGCTTGGTATCGGCCTTTCTCTTGATGAAATCGATGGCGTGGTCGGTGATTTCGCGATCGATCGTCCTGCGCTTGGCGCGGCCGTACACTTCCAGTTCTTTGGGCTTTTGACCTCGCTTTGCCGACATGACGTAGGTGAACGCGGCCCCTGGGTACGCTGATTGCCGGTATCCTGCTGTCGCTGATCGCGTTCCCCACCGAGACCGCTGTCGGCGACGTGTCGCCAGACATTATCGCCAAGCTGGGGCTGATCTACGGGCCGGTGGTATTCCTGATCTGGATGGGGGTGATTCTGTCCCTCAGTCGCTATCGCATCAGCCGTTCACGTCACCGGGAAATGCTGGAACGGCTGGCCGCGGACAAACCATCGTAGTCCGGATACACAAGCGCCTCGGGCTGGAACATCCATTCCACCTGCAGTTTGATAGACTCCGAAGCAGGACCAATTGATGCAGTCAGGTCAGCGAGCGTCAGCTCGGAGATCGACCCATGCGTCGATGTACTAAGAGCCTATCCTATAACCCTGTGCTATTCGTCGTTCCAGTTCACGTGATCCACACACCCCCCGT from Myxococcales bacterium includes:
- a CDS encoding glutaredoxin family protein; translated protein: MRRAPHSIASGRSQRASQRGYLLVACVFFAALAFSASDLGAEEGRVFYKYTDDAGQLHFVQSIDRIPRQYRNQIGEVALEGDPLWTKSTAQMPVVQPREEYQPAKRGVVAGNSDVILYYADWCGYCKKARRWLDERNVVYDLRDIDIPRYSKELAEVSGGKSIPVLSIGGELVRGFNPKAYSKKLTLHN
- a CDS encoding helix-turn-helix transcriptional regulator, whose translation is MSIEVQLDLMLLTRKISLTELSERVGISITNLSILKTNKARAIRFSTLDAICRELECQPGDLLARTDPS
- a CDS encoding sulfatase-like hydrolase/transferase, whose protein sequence is MSELTQTARIAVFLIAILVLASPILAAPGNPSKPNIVLVLMDNFGYGEVGVYGGGVLRGAATPRIDSLASEGFRFTNYNVEAECVPSRAALMTGRYGIRTRLQEDGLPPRDIWYGITKYEYTLAEMLSDSGYATGIFGKWHLGDTEGRFPTDQGFDEWYGIPRSSDRAYWPDSTIFVEGFHPSAVFTYVMSGKRGQKPKQGEVYDRAKRATIDREITDHAIDFIKRKAKAKQPFFAYLPYTQTHDPADPHPDYKGKTKNGPFADVLAQTDAYVGELLDTIEELGLRENTIFIFTSDNGREGVPGSGGFTGPWRSEMFTPYEGSLRVPFLIRWPGKIPAKQVSNDIVHAVDLFPTLASWVGGKIPKDRTMDGVDQSDFLMGKSEKSARESIVIYVDNELFGVKWRNWKMLLKAIDGPSYAVKTFAYPTFYNLLVDPKEEHPQRNYNADTWVDYPLYQVLEDFQASLEKDPGTPDPNY
- a CDS encoding IS630 family transposase, which produces MQKQDGRALDHKTLEEIRIRAVQSVEAGESPEDVIRTLRFGRTVIYSWLAKYREGGIDALRAKAISGRPSKMTGRQLQWVYKTVTGKNPLQLRFEFALWTRSMIRELIREKFGVRLSEVSVGRMLRKLGLSPQRPLRRAVERDPELVETWRKKQFPEIRRLAKKERATLYFSDEAGVRSDFHAGTTWALKGQTPIVPATGQRFGMNLISAISPRGDFRFMTVEGRMNAEKFIEFLKRLLHNAPRPIFLVVDRHPSHRAKKVLAFVRSTEGRLRLFFLPPYAPDLNPDEHVWNHLKNHGVGKQAIRSRDQFRKVVLAHMRSLQRLPDLIRSFFRDPHLRYILE
- a CDS encoding FAD-dependent oxidoreductase is translated as MSYRSISFWFDSLGAEPKLRSPLPGDRDVDVAIVGGGFTGLWTAYYLMRADPSCRVAVIERETAGFGASGRNGGHCVALLHGLEDFFERDPQGAADLREAIKATVDEVGAICKAEGIEADFHKGGGLYLATNARQAKRLREDLEFEREIGWTEEDVYWLEPEEVTARIRISSNCGGTFNANTASLNPAKLARGVADAAERRGASIYEQTTALEVEPGRVRTSHGSVRAPRIVMALDAHATLLPGRRRNVMPIYEHMIATEPLSDQIWEEVGLSERGLFGDCSRLFTYAQRTADNRIVIGGRDYGYHFGSAINARFEKSPRVERMLVDALREMLPQLGEFAVTHRWGGVLGMPRDFTSAILIDETTGIAGVESYTGEGVCPSNLAGRTLCDFALGRKTPLVELPWVGHRSPQWEREPMRWLGNTAARALLRSTDRADARGRNYPIRERLLRAMDLDG
- a CDS encoding sulfatase-like hydrolase/transferase, with protein sequence MATRRRQRSRWGTRSATAGYRQSAYPGAAFTYVMSAKRGQKPKELEVYGRAKRRTIDREITDHAIDFIKRKADTKQPFFAFLPYTQTHEPVDPHPDFKGKTGNGSFADVLAQTDAYVGELLDTIDKLGLKENTIFIFTSDNGREGVPGSFGFTGPWRGSMFSPYEGSLRVPFLIRWPGKIPPQRVSNEIVHAVDLFPTLANWVGGKVPKDRTMDGADQSGFLMGKSEKSARESVMIYVGNEVFGLKWRNWKLLFKEMAEHSPYAVRTLAYPSVYNLLIDPKEEVPELNYLADTWVDAPLYQVLEDFQASLEKDRGTPGP